A genomic stretch from Halichoerus grypus chromosome 7, mHalGry1.hap1.1, whole genome shotgun sequence includes:
- the DCST1 gene encoding E3 ubiquitin-protein ligase DCST1 isoform X3, with the protein MAGTFHQDRATGERRKLPHTSESVTETPSFPRAVQPLGASHPACPLGPPRLPPLWVPQCPPPAKPLPLLSLTSALHPQGPPSSFRMSSPLSPRPPKSPQALPLQAPAPDEAHPSQKSGLLAPVCLPPPPTPAVQRLLSWGLPVPCSRFLQRQPGSFPIAAFLLGASTGGLLAMGLFQLLVNPMNIYEGQKMVALYSVVGLGALGWGTSPHIRCASLLLVPKMLSREGRLFVLGYALAAIYEGPAANLRYNLNEVIASLGCTVDLQVNNTRAAWRVSTAPLRAVFKDLLGSKDSLKAETQNISKSFEELDAQVNSDTGYAAENATGFEGTARSVDTHRALPPRPRLSTQKMYELKTKLHCSHVVDRAILSCRRWFDHKHEQCMQRIWVPLLKHLLCLPMKFKFFCGIAKAMEVWCQRRIPVEGNFGQTYDSLNRSIHDLEGEFSATIELKEEKQAAVLGLSPSWEHMSTELRDYVRHQEAQLEWALGLLRALFSCTFLLVLHAAFSYTDSYNGDIRFDNIYISTYFCQIDERRRKLGKRTLLPLRKAEKKTVIFPCDPSVQASEMRNVVRELVETLPVLLLLLLLCGLDWALYSIFDTIRHHSFLQYSFRSSHKLEVKVGGDSMLARLLRKTIGALNTSSETGVQSNNMACLPQPVSLDARAYVRAALPVGLLLCVCLLQAFAYRLRRVIAAFYFPKREKKRILFLYNDLLRKRAAFTQLRRAAILRRAQQQKAPRHRLADVLLRRCPLLRRRLRGRCVVCQAPGTPEAYVCPTPDCAAVYCRPCWDDMRRRCPACTPREELSSSAYSDSNDDATYAE; encoded by the exons ATGGCTGGCACATTTCATCAGGACAGAGCAAcgggggaaagaaggaagctcCCCCACACCAGTGAGTCAGTCACAGAGACCCCGTCCTTTCCCAGGGCCGTTCAGCCCCTCGGGGCCTCTCATCCAGCCTGTCCCCTCGGACCCCCACGCCTCCCCCCACTGTGGGTCCCCCAGTGCCCCCCTCCAGCCAagccccttcctcttctctccctcacaTCTGCCCTGCATCCCCAGGGCCCCCCATCCTCCTTCAGGATGTCCTCCCCACTCTCGCCACGCCCACCCAAGtccccccaggctctccccctgCAGGCCCCTGCCCCTGATGAAGCCCATCCCAGCCAGAAGAGTGGGCTGTTGGCCCCAGTGTGTTtgccgcctccccccaccccagcagtgCAGAGGCTCCTGAGCTGGGGGCTGCCTGTCCCCTGCAGCCGGTTCCTGCAGCGCCAGCCGGGATCGTTTCCCATTGCCGCCTTCCTGCTGGGGGCAAGCACCGGAGGGCTCCTGGCCATGG GTCTCTTTCAGCTCCTGGTGAACCCTATGAACATCTACGAAGGTCAGAAGATGGTGGCGTTGTACAGCGTGGTAG GCTTGGGCGCGCTGGGCTGGGGGACCTCCCCTCACATCCGCTGTGCCAGCCTCCTGCTGGTGCCCAagatgctgagcagggagggccGGCTCTTCGTGCTGGGATACGCCTTGGCCGCCATCTACGAGG GACCCGCGGCCAACCTGCGCTACAACCTGAACGAGGTGATCGCGTCGCTGGGCTGCACCGTAGACTTACAGGTCAACAACACCCGCGCGGCCTGGCGCGTCTCCACGGCCCCACTGCGGGCAGTGTTCAAGGACCTGCTG GGCAGCAAAGATTCGCTGAAAGCCGAAACCCAGAACATCTCCAAGTCCTTTGAGGAGCTGGATGCCCAGGTGAACAGTGATACCGGCTACGCGGCCGAGAACGCCACGGGCTTCGAGGGGACAGCCCGCAGTGTGGACACTCACCGAGCTCTACCTCCCAGGCCCCGTCTCTCTACACAGAAGATGTATGAGCTGAAGACCAAGCTGCACTGCTCCC ACGTGGTGGATCGGGCCATCCTCAGCTGCCGCCGCTGGTTTGACCACAAGCATGAACAGTGCATGCAGCGCATCTGGGTCCCGCTGCTCAAACACCTGCTCTGCTTGCCCATGAAGTTCAAGTTCTTCTGTGGCATCGCCAAGG CGATGGAGGTGTGGTGCCAACGCCGTATCCCCGTGGAAGGCAACTTTGGGCAGACGTACGACTCCCTCAACCGGTCTATTCATGACCTGGAAGGGGAGTTTTCGGCCACTATTGAGCTCAAG gaagagaagcaggcagCAGTGCTGGGCCTCAGCCCAAGCTGGGAACACATGAGCACCGAGCTGCGGGACTATGTCCGCCACCAGGAGGCCCAGCTGGAGTGGGCCCTGGGGCTGCTGCGTGCGCTGTTCTCCTGCACCTTCCTGCTGGTCCTTCACGC GGCCTTCTCCTACACGGACAGCTATAATGGCGACATCCGATTTGACAACATCTACATCAGCACCTACTTTTGTCAGATCGATGAGCGCAGGAGGAAGCTG GGCAAACGGACATTGCTACCACTGCGCAAAGCCGAGAAGAAAACCGTCATCTTCCCCTGCGACCCCTCCGTGCAGGCCTCGGAGATGAGGAACGTG GTGAGGGAGCTCGTGGAGACGCTGCCCgttctcctcctgcttctgctgctgTGCGGCCTGGACTGGGCCCTCTACTCCATCTTTGACACCATCCGCCACCACTCCTTCCTGCAGTACTCCTTCCGCA GCAGCCACAAATTGGAGGTGAAAGTGGGGGGGGACTCCATGCTTGCCCGGCTTCTTCGGAAAACCATTGGAGCCCTGAACACGTCCTCGGAGACAGGGGTGCAATCAAACAACATGG CCTGCCTGCCCCAGCCCGTGAGCCTGGACGCCAGGGCTTACGTGAGAGCTGCCCTCCCCGTCGGCCTGctgctgtgtgtctgtctgctCCAGGCCTTCGCCTACCGGCTCCGGAGGGTCATCGCCGCCTTCTACTTCCCCAAG cGCGAGAAGAAGCGGATCCTGTTCCTCTACAATGACCTGCTGAGGAAGAGGGCAGCCTTTACGCAGCTGAGGAGGGCTGCCATCCTGAGGCGGGCACAACAGCAGAAGGCCCCA CGCCACCGCCTGGCGGACGTCCTGCTCCGCCGCTGCCCGCTCCTGCGCCGCCGGTTGCGTGGGCGCTGCGTGGTGTGCCAGGCGCCCGGGACGCCAGAGGCCTACGTGTGCCCGACGCCGGACTGCGCGGCCGTGTACTGCCGGCCGTGCTGGGACGACATGCGGCGGCGGTGCCCCGCCTGCACCCCGCGCGAGGAGCTCTCGTCCTCCGCCTACAGCGACAGCAACGACGATGCCACCTACGCGGAGTGA
- the DCST1 gene encoding E3 ubiquitin-protein ligase DCST1 isoform X1: MAGTFHQDRATGERRKLPHTSESVTETPSFPRAVQPLGASHPACPLGPPRLPPLWVPQCPPPAKPLPLLSLTSALHPQGPPSSFRMSSPLSPRPPKSPQALPLQAPAPDEAHPSQKSGLLAPVCLPPPPTPAVQRLLSWGLPVPCSRFLQRQPGSFPIAAFLLGASTGGLLAMGLFQLLVNPMNIYEGQKMVALYSVVGLGALGWGTSPHIRCASLLLVPKMLSREGRLFVLGYALAAIYEGPAANLRYNLNEVIASLGCTVDLQVNNTRAAWRVSTAPLRAVFKDLLGSKDSLKAETQNISKSFEELDAQVNSDTGYAAENATGFEGTARSVDTHRALPPRPRLSTQKMYELKTKLHCSHVVDRAILSCRRWFDHKHEQCMQRIWVPLLKHLLCLPMKFKFFCGIAKAMEVWCQRRIPVEGNFGQTYDSLNRSIHDLEGEFSATIELKEEKQAAVLGLSPSWEHMSTELRDYVRHQEAQLEWALGLLRALFSCTFLLVLHAAFSYTDSYNGDIRFDNIYISTYFCQIDERRRKLVSEHSPGQGCPAARPLWLHAPEGQRGEGRGPWCPSLAGHFIQGKRTLLPLRKAEKKTVIFPCDPSVQASEMRNVVRELVETLPVLLLLLLLCGLDWALYSIFDTIRHHSFLQYSFRSSHKLEVKVGGDSMLARLLRKTIGALNTSSETGVQSNNMACLPQPVSLDARAYVRAALPVGLLLCVCLLQAFAYRLRRVIAAFYFPKREKKRILFLYNDLLRKRAAFTQLRRAAILRRAQQQKAPVSPGLLPVAPVAVRAAAGASPVSPSSPRGPGLRSSASSDRMHAKGPGHPAPGGQGCVHLCPPGFSPARDTQWAIRKQAEKGSPI; this comes from the exons ATGGCTGGCACATTTCATCAGGACAGAGCAAcgggggaaagaaggaagctcCCCCACACCAGTGAGTCAGTCACAGAGACCCCGTCCTTTCCCAGGGCCGTTCAGCCCCTCGGGGCCTCTCATCCAGCCTGTCCCCTCGGACCCCCACGCCTCCCCCCACTGTGGGTCCCCCAGTGCCCCCCTCCAGCCAagccccttcctcttctctccctcacaTCTGCCCTGCATCCCCAGGGCCCCCCATCCTCCTTCAGGATGTCCTCCCCACTCTCGCCACGCCCACCCAAGtccccccaggctctccccctgCAGGCCCCTGCCCCTGATGAAGCCCATCCCAGCCAGAAGAGTGGGCTGTTGGCCCCAGTGTGTTtgccgcctccccccaccccagcagtgCAGAGGCTCCTGAGCTGGGGGCTGCCTGTCCCCTGCAGCCGGTTCCTGCAGCGCCAGCCGGGATCGTTTCCCATTGCCGCCTTCCTGCTGGGGGCAAGCACCGGAGGGCTCCTGGCCATGG GTCTCTTTCAGCTCCTGGTGAACCCTATGAACATCTACGAAGGTCAGAAGATGGTGGCGTTGTACAGCGTGGTAG GCTTGGGCGCGCTGGGCTGGGGGACCTCCCCTCACATCCGCTGTGCCAGCCTCCTGCTGGTGCCCAagatgctgagcagggagggccGGCTCTTCGTGCTGGGATACGCCTTGGCCGCCATCTACGAGG GACCCGCGGCCAACCTGCGCTACAACCTGAACGAGGTGATCGCGTCGCTGGGCTGCACCGTAGACTTACAGGTCAACAACACCCGCGCGGCCTGGCGCGTCTCCACGGCCCCACTGCGGGCAGTGTTCAAGGACCTGCTG GGCAGCAAAGATTCGCTGAAAGCCGAAACCCAGAACATCTCCAAGTCCTTTGAGGAGCTGGATGCCCAGGTGAACAGTGATACCGGCTACGCGGCCGAGAACGCCACGGGCTTCGAGGGGACAGCCCGCAGTGTGGACACTCACCGAGCTCTACCTCCCAGGCCCCGTCTCTCTACACAGAAGATGTATGAGCTGAAGACCAAGCTGCACTGCTCCC ACGTGGTGGATCGGGCCATCCTCAGCTGCCGCCGCTGGTTTGACCACAAGCATGAACAGTGCATGCAGCGCATCTGGGTCCCGCTGCTCAAACACCTGCTCTGCTTGCCCATGAAGTTCAAGTTCTTCTGTGGCATCGCCAAGG CGATGGAGGTGTGGTGCCAACGCCGTATCCCCGTGGAAGGCAACTTTGGGCAGACGTACGACTCCCTCAACCGGTCTATTCATGACCTGGAAGGGGAGTTTTCGGCCACTATTGAGCTCAAG gaagagaagcaggcagCAGTGCTGGGCCTCAGCCCAAGCTGGGAACACATGAGCACCGAGCTGCGGGACTATGTCCGCCACCAGGAGGCCCAGCTGGAGTGGGCCCTGGGGCTGCTGCGTGCGCTGTTCTCCTGCACCTTCCTGCTGGTCCTTCACGC GGCCTTCTCCTACACGGACAGCTATAATGGCGACATCCGATTTGACAACATCTACATCAGCACCTACTTTTGTCAGATCGATGAGCGCAGGAGGAAGCTGGTGAGTGAGCACAGCCCTGGCCAAGGGTGCCCTGCTGCACGTCCTCTGTGGCTTCACGCTCCAGAAGGGCAgaggggcgaggggagggggccctggtGTCCCTCGCTGGCTGGACATTTTATCCAGGGCAAACGGACATTGCTACCACTGCGCAAAGCCGAGAAGAAAACCGTCATCTTCCCCTGCGACCCCTCCGTGCAGGCCTCGGAGATGAGGAACGTG GTGAGGGAGCTCGTGGAGACGCTGCCCgttctcctcctgcttctgctgctgTGCGGCCTGGACTGGGCCCTCTACTCCATCTTTGACACCATCCGCCACCACTCCTTCCTGCAGTACTCCTTCCGCA GCAGCCACAAATTGGAGGTGAAAGTGGGGGGGGACTCCATGCTTGCCCGGCTTCTTCGGAAAACCATTGGAGCCCTGAACACGTCCTCGGAGACAGGGGTGCAATCAAACAACATGG CCTGCCTGCCCCAGCCCGTGAGCCTGGACGCCAGGGCTTACGTGAGAGCTGCCCTCCCCGTCGGCCTGctgctgtgtgtctgtctgctCCAGGCCTTCGCCTACCGGCTCCGGAGGGTCATCGCCGCCTTCTACTTCCCCAAG cGCGAGAAGAAGCGGATCCTGTTCCTCTACAATGACCTGCTGAGGAAGAGGGCAGCCTTTACGCAGCTGAGGAGGGCTGCCATCCTGAGGCGGGCACAACAGCAGAAGGCCCCAGTAAGTCCAGGCCTCCTTCCCGTGGCTCCTGTGGCTGTGAGGGCCGCAGCAGGGGCCTCTCCTGTCAGTCCGTCCAGCCCCAGGGGCCCAGGCCTACGGAGCTCAGCGAGTTCTGACAGGATGCATGCCAAGGGCCCTGGTCATCCAGCTCCTGGGGGTCAGGGCTGCGTCCACCTCTGTCCCCCAGGATTCAGCCCAGCCCGAGACACTCAGTGGGCCATCAGGAAGCAGGCAGAAAAGGGAAGTCCGATTTGA
- the DCST1 gene encoding E3 ubiquitin-protein ligase DCST1 isoform X2 has product MAGTFHQDRATGERRKLPHTSESVTETPSFPRAVQPLGASHPACPLGPPRLPPLWVPQCPPPAKPLPLLSLTSALHPQGPPSSFRMSSPLSPRPPKSPQALPLQAPAPDEAHPSQKSGLLAPVCLPPPPTPAVQRLLSWGLPVPCSRFLQRQPGSFPIAAFLLGASTGGLLAMGLFQLLVNPMNIYEGQKMVALYSVVGLGALGWGTSPHIRCASLLLVPKMLSREGRLFVLGYALAAIYEGPAANLRYNLNEVIASLGCTVDLQVNNTRAAWRVSTAPLRAVFKDLLGSKDSLKAETQNISKSFEELDAQVNSDTGYAAENATGFEGTARSVDTHRALPPRPRLSTQKMYELKTKLHCSHVVDRAILSCRRWFDHKHEQCMQRIWVPLLKHLLCLPMKFKFFCGIAKAMEVWCQRRIPVEGNFGQTYDSLNRSIHDLEGEFSATIELKEEKQAAVLGLSPSWEHMSTELRDYVRHQEAQLEWALGLLRALFSCTFLLVLHAAFSYTDSYNGDIRFDNIYISTYFCQIDERRRKLGKRTLLPLRKAEKKTVIFPCDPSVQASEMRNVVRELVETLPVLLLLLLLCGLDWALYSIFDTIRHHSFLQYSFRSSHKLEVKVGGDSMLARLLRKTIGALNTSSETGVQSNNMACLPQPVSLDARAYVRAALPVGLLLCVCLLQAFAYRLRRVIAAFYFPKREKKRILFLYNDLLRKRAAFTQLRRAAILRRAQQQKAPVSPGLLPVAPVAVRAAAGASPVSPSSPRGPGLRSSASSDRMHAKGPGHPAPGGQGCVHLCPPGFSPARDTQWAIRKQAEKGSPI; this is encoded by the exons ATGGCTGGCACATTTCATCAGGACAGAGCAAcgggggaaagaaggaagctcCCCCACACCAGTGAGTCAGTCACAGAGACCCCGTCCTTTCCCAGGGCCGTTCAGCCCCTCGGGGCCTCTCATCCAGCCTGTCCCCTCGGACCCCCACGCCTCCCCCCACTGTGGGTCCCCCAGTGCCCCCCTCCAGCCAagccccttcctcttctctccctcacaTCTGCCCTGCATCCCCAGGGCCCCCCATCCTCCTTCAGGATGTCCTCCCCACTCTCGCCACGCCCACCCAAGtccccccaggctctccccctgCAGGCCCCTGCCCCTGATGAAGCCCATCCCAGCCAGAAGAGTGGGCTGTTGGCCCCAGTGTGTTtgccgcctccccccaccccagcagtgCAGAGGCTCCTGAGCTGGGGGCTGCCTGTCCCCTGCAGCCGGTTCCTGCAGCGCCAGCCGGGATCGTTTCCCATTGCCGCCTTCCTGCTGGGGGCAAGCACCGGAGGGCTCCTGGCCATGG GTCTCTTTCAGCTCCTGGTGAACCCTATGAACATCTACGAAGGTCAGAAGATGGTGGCGTTGTACAGCGTGGTAG GCTTGGGCGCGCTGGGCTGGGGGACCTCCCCTCACATCCGCTGTGCCAGCCTCCTGCTGGTGCCCAagatgctgagcagggagggccGGCTCTTCGTGCTGGGATACGCCTTGGCCGCCATCTACGAGG GACCCGCGGCCAACCTGCGCTACAACCTGAACGAGGTGATCGCGTCGCTGGGCTGCACCGTAGACTTACAGGTCAACAACACCCGCGCGGCCTGGCGCGTCTCCACGGCCCCACTGCGGGCAGTGTTCAAGGACCTGCTG GGCAGCAAAGATTCGCTGAAAGCCGAAACCCAGAACATCTCCAAGTCCTTTGAGGAGCTGGATGCCCAGGTGAACAGTGATACCGGCTACGCGGCCGAGAACGCCACGGGCTTCGAGGGGACAGCCCGCAGTGTGGACACTCACCGAGCTCTACCTCCCAGGCCCCGTCTCTCTACACAGAAGATGTATGAGCTGAAGACCAAGCTGCACTGCTCCC ACGTGGTGGATCGGGCCATCCTCAGCTGCCGCCGCTGGTTTGACCACAAGCATGAACAGTGCATGCAGCGCATCTGGGTCCCGCTGCTCAAACACCTGCTCTGCTTGCCCATGAAGTTCAAGTTCTTCTGTGGCATCGCCAAGG CGATGGAGGTGTGGTGCCAACGCCGTATCCCCGTGGAAGGCAACTTTGGGCAGACGTACGACTCCCTCAACCGGTCTATTCATGACCTGGAAGGGGAGTTTTCGGCCACTATTGAGCTCAAG gaagagaagcaggcagCAGTGCTGGGCCTCAGCCCAAGCTGGGAACACATGAGCACCGAGCTGCGGGACTATGTCCGCCACCAGGAGGCCCAGCTGGAGTGGGCCCTGGGGCTGCTGCGTGCGCTGTTCTCCTGCACCTTCCTGCTGGTCCTTCACGC GGCCTTCTCCTACACGGACAGCTATAATGGCGACATCCGATTTGACAACATCTACATCAGCACCTACTTTTGTCAGATCGATGAGCGCAGGAGGAAGCTG GGCAAACGGACATTGCTACCACTGCGCAAAGCCGAGAAGAAAACCGTCATCTTCCCCTGCGACCCCTCCGTGCAGGCCTCGGAGATGAGGAACGTG GTGAGGGAGCTCGTGGAGACGCTGCCCgttctcctcctgcttctgctgctgTGCGGCCTGGACTGGGCCCTCTACTCCATCTTTGACACCATCCGCCACCACTCCTTCCTGCAGTACTCCTTCCGCA GCAGCCACAAATTGGAGGTGAAAGTGGGGGGGGACTCCATGCTTGCCCGGCTTCTTCGGAAAACCATTGGAGCCCTGAACACGTCCTCGGAGACAGGGGTGCAATCAAACAACATGG CCTGCCTGCCCCAGCCCGTGAGCCTGGACGCCAGGGCTTACGTGAGAGCTGCCCTCCCCGTCGGCCTGctgctgtgtgtctgtctgctCCAGGCCTTCGCCTACCGGCTCCGGAGGGTCATCGCCGCCTTCTACTTCCCCAAG cGCGAGAAGAAGCGGATCCTGTTCCTCTACAATGACCTGCTGAGGAAGAGGGCAGCCTTTACGCAGCTGAGGAGGGCTGCCATCCTGAGGCGGGCACAACAGCAGAAGGCCCCAGTAAGTCCAGGCCTCCTTCCCGTGGCTCCTGTGGCTGTGAGGGCCGCAGCAGGGGCCTCTCCTGTCAGTCCGTCCAGCCCCAGGGGCCCAGGCCTACGGAGCTCAGCGAGTTCTGACAGGATGCATGCCAAGGGCCCTGGTCATCCAGCTCCTGGGGGTCAGGGCTGCGTCCACCTCTGTCCCCCAGGATTCAGCCCAGCCCGAGACACTCAGTGGGCCATCAGGAAGCAGGCAGAAAAGGGAAGTCCGATTTGA
- the DCST1 gene encoding E3 ubiquitin-protein ligase DCST1 isoform X6 — MAGTFHQDRATGERRKLPHTSESVTETPSFPRAVQPLGASHPACPLGPPRLPPLWVPQCPPPAKPLPLLSLTSALHPQGPPSSFRMSSPLSPRPPKSPQALPLQAPAPDEAHPSQKSGLLAPVCLPPPPTPAVQRLLSWGLPVPCSRFLQRQPGSFPIAAFLLGASTGGLLAMGLFQLLVNPMNIYEGQKMVALYSVVGLGALGWGTSPHIRCASLLLVPKMLSREGRLFVLGYALAAIYEGPAANLRYNLNEVIASLGCTVDLQVNNTRAAWRVSTAPLRAVFKDLLGSKDSLKAETQNISKSFEELDAQVNSDTGYAAENATGFEGTARSVDTHRALPPRPRLSTQKMYELKTKLHCSHVVDRAILSCRRWFDHKHEQCMQRIWVPLLKHLLCLPMKFKFFCGIAKAMEVWCQRRIPVEGNFGQTYDSLNRSIHDLEGEFSATIELKEEKQAAVLGLSPSWEHMSTELRDYVRHQEAQLEWALGLLRALFSCTFLLVLHAAFSYTDSYNGDIRFDNIYISTYFCQIDERRRKLVSEHSPGQGCPAARPLWLHAPEGQRGEGRGPWCPSLAGHFIQGKRTLLPLRKAEKKTVIFPCDPSVQASEMRNVGVSGWKVPRSKGFLCLDPPTSSPHPAPPPKLRPFPDPPRPQAATNWR, encoded by the exons ATGGCTGGCACATTTCATCAGGACAGAGCAAcgggggaaagaaggaagctcCCCCACACCAGTGAGTCAGTCACAGAGACCCCGTCCTTTCCCAGGGCCGTTCAGCCCCTCGGGGCCTCTCATCCAGCCTGTCCCCTCGGACCCCCACGCCTCCCCCCACTGTGGGTCCCCCAGTGCCCCCCTCCAGCCAagccccttcctcttctctccctcacaTCTGCCCTGCATCCCCAGGGCCCCCCATCCTCCTTCAGGATGTCCTCCCCACTCTCGCCACGCCCACCCAAGtccccccaggctctccccctgCAGGCCCCTGCCCCTGATGAAGCCCATCCCAGCCAGAAGAGTGGGCTGTTGGCCCCAGTGTGTTtgccgcctccccccaccccagcagtgCAGAGGCTCCTGAGCTGGGGGCTGCCTGTCCCCTGCAGCCGGTTCCTGCAGCGCCAGCCGGGATCGTTTCCCATTGCCGCCTTCCTGCTGGGGGCAAGCACCGGAGGGCTCCTGGCCATGG GTCTCTTTCAGCTCCTGGTGAACCCTATGAACATCTACGAAGGTCAGAAGATGGTGGCGTTGTACAGCGTGGTAG GCTTGGGCGCGCTGGGCTGGGGGACCTCCCCTCACATCCGCTGTGCCAGCCTCCTGCTGGTGCCCAagatgctgagcagggagggccGGCTCTTCGTGCTGGGATACGCCTTGGCCGCCATCTACGAGG GACCCGCGGCCAACCTGCGCTACAACCTGAACGAGGTGATCGCGTCGCTGGGCTGCACCGTAGACTTACAGGTCAACAACACCCGCGCGGCCTGGCGCGTCTCCACGGCCCCACTGCGGGCAGTGTTCAAGGACCTGCTG GGCAGCAAAGATTCGCTGAAAGCCGAAACCCAGAACATCTCCAAGTCCTTTGAGGAGCTGGATGCCCAGGTGAACAGTGATACCGGCTACGCGGCCGAGAACGCCACGGGCTTCGAGGGGACAGCCCGCAGTGTGGACACTCACCGAGCTCTACCTCCCAGGCCCCGTCTCTCTACACAGAAGATGTATGAGCTGAAGACCAAGCTGCACTGCTCCC ACGTGGTGGATCGGGCCATCCTCAGCTGCCGCCGCTGGTTTGACCACAAGCATGAACAGTGCATGCAGCGCATCTGGGTCCCGCTGCTCAAACACCTGCTCTGCTTGCCCATGAAGTTCAAGTTCTTCTGTGGCATCGCCAAGG CGATGGAGGTGTGGTGCCAACGCCGTATCCCCGTGGAAGGCAACTTTGGGCAGACGTACGACTCCCTCAACCGGTCTATTCATGACCTGGAAGGGGAGTTTTCGGCCACTATTGAGCTCAAG gaagagaagcaggcagCAGTGCTGGGCCTCAGCCCAAGCTGGGAACACATGAGCACCGAGCTGCGGGACTATGTCCGCCACCAGGAGGCCCAGCTGGAGTGGGCCCTGGGGCTGCTGCGTGCGCTGTTCTCCTGCACCTTCCTGCTGGTCCTTCACGC GGCCTTCTCCTACACGGACAGCTATAATGGCGACATCCGATTTGACAACATCTACATCAGCACCTACTTTTGTCAGATCGATGAGCGCAGGAGGAAGCTGGTGAGTGAGCACAGCCCTGGCCAAGGGTGCCCTGCTGCACGTCCTCTGTGGCTTCACGCTCCAGAAGGGCAgaggggcgaggggagggggccctggtGTCCCTCGCTGGCTGGACATTTTATCCAGGGCAAACGGACATTGCTACCACTGCGCAAAGCCGAGAAGAAAACCGTCATCTTCCCCTGCGACCCCTCCGTGCAGGCCTCGGAGATGAGGAACGTG GGAGTGAGCGGATGGAAGGTCCCACGCAGCAAAGGATTTCTATGCCTTGACCCCCCGACATCCAGTCCccatcctgccccaccccctaaACTGCGACCCTTTCCTGACCCCCCACGGCCTCAGGCAGCCACAAATTGGAGGTGA